A genome region from Setaria italica strain Yugu1 chromosome III, Setaria_italica_v2.0, whole genome shotgun sequence includes the following:
- the LOC101769578 gene encoding mitogen-activated protein kinase 7 — protein MPEANAGAPAHAEQRKKNSPEMDFFSEYGDANRYKIQEIIGKGSYGVVCSAIDQHTGEKVAIKKIQNIFEHLSDAARILREIKLLRLLRHPDIVEIKHVMLPPSRRDFRDIYVVFELMDTDLHQVIKANDDLTKEHHQFFLYQMLRALKYIHTANVYHRDLKPKNILANANCKLKICDFGLARVAFNDSPTTVFWTDYVATRWYRAPELCGSFFTKYSPAIDMWSIGCIFAEILTGKPLFPGKNVVHQLDLMTDLLGTPSADTVSQIRNEKARRYLSSMRKKQPIPFSEKFPNADPSALKLLQRLLAFDPKDRPTAEEALADPYFKGIAKVEREPSCQPISKMEFEFERRKFTKEDVKELIFQEILEYHPQLLKDYKNGSEKTSFLYPSAVDNFRRQFASLEESGGRNATTDRKHVSLPRTTTVHSTPIPAKEGPVATSQVPQRIPTARPGRVVGPVLPFENASVADQHITRRVARNPVAPPATNNSSVYCYHLKSDSSDRQDYQRELEKDRMQYRPGQHVMEAKVAPEMARDIRPSQYYVSRGVPRADLTERAALQRSMMHSVAPFNGITAVAGGYSKAGVLHYGVTSLY, from the exons ATGCCGGAGGCAAATGCGGGTGCGCCGGCGCATGcggagcagaggaagaag AATTCGCCAGAGATGGATTTCTTCAGTGAATACGGCGATGCCAACAGATACAAAATTCAGGAAATCATTGGCAAAGGAAGCTACGGGGTTGTTTGTTCAGCTATTGACCAACATACTGGTGAGAAGgtagcaatcaagaaaataCAGAATATCTTTGAGCATCTGTCCGACGCCGCTAGGATCCTCCGTGAGATCAAGCTCCTCCGGCTTCTAAGGCACCCTGATATTGTTGAGATCAAACATGTAATGTTACCTCCATCGAGGAGGGACTTCAGAGATATTTATGTTGTTTTTGAACTGATGGATACCGATCTTCACCAAGTTATTAAGGCTAATGATGACTTAACAAAGGAACACCATCAGTTCTTTCTCTATCAGATGCTGCGTGCATTGAAATATATTCATACCG CTAATGTTTATCATCGTGATTTAAAGCCAAAAAATATATTAGCAAATGCTAACTGCAAACTCAAGATATGTGATTTTGGACTAGCAAGGGTTGCGTTTAATGACTCTCCTACCACAGTTTTCTGGACG GACTATGTTGCTACTAGATGGTACAGGGCTCCAGAGCTGTGTGGGTCTTTCTTTACTAAG TATTCACCGGCTATTGATATGTGGAGCATCGGTTGCATTTTTGCTGAGATTTTGACTGGAAAGCCTTTGTTCCCTGGTAAAAATGTGGTTCACCAATTGGATTTGATGACTGATCTCTTGGGTACACCATCAGCAGATACTGTTTCACAG ATTCGAAATGAGAAAGCAAGGAGGTATCTTAGCAGCATGAGGAAGAAACAGCCAATACCCTTTTCAGAGAAGTTCCCCAATGCAGATCCTTCGGCGCTCAAGCTCTTGCAAAGGCTTCTAGCATTTGATCCAAAGGATCGACCAACTGCTGAAGAG GCATTGGCTGATCCCTACTTTAAAGGCATTGCAAAAGTGGAGAGGGAACCATCATGCCAGCCAATTTCGAAAATGGAATTTGAGTTTGAACGGAGAAAGTTTACCAAAGAGGATGTCAAGGAACTTATATTCCAGGAGATACTGGAGTACCATCCTCAACTTCTGAAGGATTACAAGAACGGCTCTGAAAAAACAAGCTTTCTATATCCCAG TGCTGTTGACAATTTCCGGAGGCAGTTTGCTAGCTTAGAAGAAAGTGGAGGGAGGAATGCCACAACCGACAGGAAGCATGTTTCTCTCCCAAG GACTACAACCGTTCACTCCACTCCGATTCCCGCAAAGGAAGGTCCGGTTGCAACCTCCCAGGTTCCTCAAAGGATTCCAACAG CTAGACCAGGAAGGGTGGTTGGCCCAGTATTACCATTCGAGAATGCAAGTGTCGCCGATCAACACATTACGCGACGGGTGGCAAGGaatccagttgctcctccagcaACTAACAACTCATCAGTCTACTGCTACCACCTGAAGTCGGACAGCTCGGACAGGCAGGATTATCAGCGAGAGCTTGAGAAAGACCGGATGCAATATAGGCCAGGGCAGCATGTTATGGAAGCCAAAGTAGCACCTGAGATGGCCCGGGACATACGGCCGTCGCAGTACTACGTCTCGAGGGGTGTACCCAGAGCTGATCTAACAGAAAGGGCCGCTCTCCAAAGGAGCATGATGCACAGCGTTGCTCCCTTCAATGGCATCACGGCGGTCGCTGGTGGGTACAGCAAGGCCGGCGTTCTTCACTATGGAGTTACAAGTTTGTACTAG